The following are from one region of the Macaca thibetana thibetana isolate TM-01 chromosome 2, ASM2454274v1, whole genome shotgun sequence genome:
- the RPL24 gene encoding 60S ribosomal protein L24, translating into MKVELCSFSGYKIYPGHGRRYARTDGKVFQFLNAKCESAFLSKRNPRQINWTVLYRRKHKKGQSEEIQKKRTRRAVKFQRAITGASLADIMAKRNQKPEVRKAQREQAIRAAKEAKKAKQASKKTAMAAAKAPTKAAPKQKIVKPVKVSAPRVGGKR; encoded by the exons ATGAA GGTGGAGCTGTGCAGTTTTAGCGGGTACAAGATCTACCCCGGACACGGGAGGCGCTACGCCAGGACCGACGGGAAG GTTTTCCAGTTTCTTAATGCAAAATGCGAGTCGGCGTTCCTTTCCAAGAGGAATCCTCGGCAGATAAACTGGACTGTCCTCTACAGAAGGAAGCACAAAAAGGGTCAGTCG gaagaaattcaaaagaaaagaacccGCCGAGCAGTCAAATTCCAGAGGGCCATTACTGGTGCATCTCTTGCTGATATAATGGCCAAGAGGAATCAGAAACCTGAAGTTAGAAAGGCTCAACGAGAACAAGCTATCAG GGCTGCTAAGGAAGCAAAAAAGGCTAAGCAAGCATCTAAAAAGACTGCAATGGCTGCTGCTAAG GCACCTACAAAGGCAGCACCTAAGCAAAAGATTGTGAAGCCTGTGAAAGTTTCAGCTCCCCGAGTTGGTGGAAAACGCTAA